A window of the Phaseolus vulgaris cultivar G19833 chromosome 5, P. vulgaris v2.0, whole genome shotgun sequence genome harbors these coding sequences:
- the LOC137834359 gene encoding uncharacterized protein, which produces MLKKIGDVEVKPTRMTLQLADRSIKYPHGIVEDLLVKIDKFLFPVDFVVMDIEEDVEVPLILGRPFMKTAKVIIDVDNGKLKVCVLDEEVSFNVFEAKKYSNDHKECFRVDMNVVEPSMMLIRRQAI; this is translated from the coding sequence ATGCTGAAGAAAATTGGAGATGTAGAAGTGAAACCAACAAGAATGACTTTGCAGTTGGCGGATAGATCAATCAAATATCCACATGGAATAGTTGAAGATCTATTGGTAAAGATAGATAAATTTCTATTCCCAGTAGATTTTGTTGTAATGGATATTGAAGAAGATGTTGAAGTACCTTTGATATTGGGAAGACCATTCATGAAAACTGCCAAAGTTATAATTGATGTAGAcaatggaaaattgaaggttTGTGTTCTAGATGAAGAAGTAagctttaatgtttttgaagcaAAGAAGTATTCAAATGATCATAAAGAGTGTTTCAGAGTGGATATGAATGTTGTTGAACCTTCAATGATGTTAATCAGGCGTCAAGCTATATAA